DNA from Tripterygium wilfordii isolate XIE 37 chromosome 4, ASM1340144v1, whole genome shotgun sequence:
GACCTTTTAGAAACCACTTTCCCTCGTAAATGACACCGATAAAGGGAACCATAGCTGTGCTCATATCAGAAATAAAGCTCCAACGGTTCTTGTTTGGATCATATACTTCAGCAGAACGGAGTGTCCTCTGGATTCCTTCGCATTCTCCTCCAGCCACATAAAGGCAGTTGTTAATGACACATGAGCCAAAGAAATGACGTTTTCGAAGCATATCGGGAGCCCTGTGCCATTTGTTTGTTCGGGCACTGTAGAAAATGACTCGTCTCATAGAACCCCTTAGTGGatccttccctccaaataagTACAAGTGGCAACCACTCAGAACAGCACAACCAAAGCCAAGGGCCTCAGAGTACTCCCTGGGGACTGGTGGAAGTGGCTGCCAGAGCTGACTCATGGGATCAAAAGCATTCCACGAGATCTTTCCATCACGGTCTCTCTTGACAATATAAACCCACTCTTCCGCCATACCAAGACTTTTCCGAAGTGAATAAAAGAAGTTGCCAGCCAGTAGTCGATACCATCTCTTACAAACTAGACGAAGCTTGCGATGTTCAGCACGGGGAACCCGGATCAGACATGCAATGGCAAGGTCATCAGGAAGGCCAGGCAGAAGTGGAGCCTGGACTCTGCTTCTCTCCCTACGTGAGTTTTTGCTCTTGTGTGCATTAGGATTAATATCAGGCTGGATGCAGAGTTTTGACCCTGGGACAAATTTCCTTGCCTCAGCAACTGTTTTCAGGCCAGCATCTACCTTGCAGTAACAGGATACAGAATCAACCTGTAAAACAATCAATTTTAGAATGTGATCTATAAAAGCAGTTTCCCACTGAAGTAGTCAGTAGAATGTAAGGTGAACTGCATGTATGTGAGAGAACAAACTGTCAAACAAATCCTCATCTAAGCTCAGGGCATGCAGCCTTCCAAAAGATATCAATCCTATTATATTTTTACTTTCccaatttgtatatttttaagAGGTTTGGATGTACTCTCGCTCTCAGAATTGTGTGTTCTGCCTCTTGAACCACAATACTGAGATCTTAGAAAAACCTAAACTTTTCtccattgaaatttgaaaaacgaAAAACTAATTTTTCCCTTCTGTGTTATGAACTTGTCAATTGTAttcattttgattaattttcttCAAAGGGAACAAGGCGGACtgaaatttgaaaacaaaaactaattttttccctttcagTCCGCCTTGTTCCCTTTAAAGAAAACTAATCAAAACGAATACAACTGACAATTTCAAAACACAGAAGGCCAAAATATAGTCATCACCATCTTTAGAAAGTTGGCCTTACATTCAGCACTATACTCCTTGGAAAAATGGCTTCAGCTCAAGATGATGCATTGCCTGATCATGTAAATAATCAAGCTAGCATATGAAGCAAAAATAAAGTAGCCAGTGGACAAGTAGCAAAGAGTTATCAACAACACACGTATACAAAACCATGAACAAAAAGATATCCTACATAACCAACATAGCCTTCTGAGCTTATTTACCATAGCATGCACAAGTTATGCTTCGTATTGAACTCTTTCTAAAAATCATcggttcaaaatttcaaataataatTGGCACTCAAATGCAGTATTAGTCATGTTCATTGCAATCATGGACATAGAAAACAGGGCAAAATCACAAATCTGCATAAGGGACTTCTAATTTGAGAAGGATTTTACCAGGGATTCTAACAGAACTAGTAAAAGGAAATAACCCAATAAAATTTGCAAGAAATGAAAACGCCCCAGCATTTCTCAATCATaaattatcataaaaaaaagCTCCACAAACCTCCATCCAGAATGCATAATTCACCAGCCGTTCTAGTAGATGCATGTTCAAAATCAGATACAAGCAAAAACCCAAGAATCCAAAATGCAAACAACGGAGAGAGGAAATTCCGAACGGAAATTCTTGTTATATgttctgaaaattttcttttagacACCACATTTGGTGAcggaaaattaaacaatttgtcAGCTCTAGAAGAATGAAACCAATATAGCTAAAAAAAACCCATCTGAAATTCAAATGATGGAAAACCCAAACAATTCCGAGAAACAACAACACTTTGCAAGAGAGAGACTAAAAGATCAAGAAAGCTTACCAGCGGAGCTTGAACTCGAAATCCCCTATGAGCATTTGAAGATCGCTGTTGAACGGATTGTTCCATCTGTCAGAAGCTATGATTCATAGATAAGCTGCAGCAAAATCAGGCCTAACAGAGGCTTAATTAGAAATCCAGATCGAAAACTAATTGAAATTCAACACCTAAATCTGAGCAAGCCGAGCAACCATTGAAAAAAGATACTCGGTTTTTGTTgttgtcttttccttttctttaatgtacaaatctcttcaaatgcaaacaaaagcaTCCCAAAAAACCAACAAGAAGCTCTTTACGAGTTGCAAGTACAAAACGTGAGTGCACCTCTCATACACTTTCTCTCTCCACAGTCTACACAACAGAACAGAACTCTACGGACGAAAGGGCTTGAATGAAATTATTGAAATAATATAGTTTAATGCGGTCTATTAAATGATTTAGTTTTATAATAAAGTTGTGATTTTCAACTCTGGTGTAGTGTCGTGGCCGGGTCAAACACATTTAAGATGAATATGAGAGAGAAGAGGAAGTGGGTGATTGATTACGagtttttggtttttgtgaaTTGAATCACactactttttctttctttctttttccaaaaGGCACGTGAGAAGAACGTGATAAATACGATTGCTAAATTAATTTTCAAGGTTATTTgcgtataaaaaaaatatatatatatatatttttgcaaataaaaatgattaaataaaacatcaaaacttAGCTTGTGTAATTTGTGATGATAAGCCCACGAGATCCAATTATTATAATTTCTAATGAAGTTCCAGTactaattattaaaataatcatcATTTGTTGTATTAAATCAACACATCTGAAACTGAAAATGTATTGTGGACTCCACATTAAATAAGTTGGCACATAATCACTAAGTCTATGACTAATTATatccaataaataaaatcatctaTGACTATTAAGGAGTGAATTGTCACGGTGATGATGATATTAACTTCGATGGTGTAAACATATATGCAATCAAAACATTAATAAAGCTGACTATGACTATTTATCTATGCCACAAAATGATGCAACGATAGTGTAGTTATACTTGCTCTTTTGGATCATCTGCAAACGTCAAACTCCTGATGATTCAAAGAATTGTCAAATACCTCCGCACAACCATCATCAAAATATACTACTACCGTGTACATTAACATAGTGATAAATACATTAATGTCAATAAATCAGATGAATCCTCAAGAGACAGCAAAATAGAAAAGCAACCCCAGCCCACCGCATGCTTCAGTATCTTCTACTTGGATGTTAAATAAATTGGTAAAGAGATCCATCAATTTAAGGTCCAGTGTTCACCCAATTCGCATTCATCGCCTACAGCAAAACTTTCATCTCAAAAGGGCACAGAAATTCCAAGTTTATTTCAATATATAAAAGACTTTACTTCATTGAGGAGAAAGTAAACTTCAAAGGAACTCTGTCAAGGATCAGATACCCCAATGGTTATATCCCGATAAAATGGGTTGAAAAACACGCCTATGAGATTGAAAAGGATGCAGCAGCCGAAAGAACGCACTCCCTCTCCCACTGTACACATCCTACACAACCCACCATCACCCAGCAAACTGAAGGAaatagttggaaaaaaaaaatcaagactcAGGAGAGAGCCAGAACACAAAGTAACCCCTATTCTGTTAGAACTGTTTCCCCATAACCTACCAACATTCAACGCGTATGTTCCTGCAACCACCCCAAACTTACATTATCCCCTCCCTCACCCGCAATGACTGTAGTAACACTGAAACACTAACTAAAAGGCacagaggagaaaaaaagaaaaaagaaaaccccaAAAGTATCCCCTATGAAAGGGGGAATAGTCTGCAATCACTAGACACTAAGTATGTAGAATGTTCAGTTATTAATCCCACGCACTGGTAACCCCTGGGCCATACCCTCCTCCGTAACCACTAGAAGCCCCCAATCCACTGCCACTGCTGTAGCCTCCACCATAGTAATCTGAACCACCCTTAGTGAAAGAAGAGTCCCTTCGAAAGTCACGGCTGCCGAACCGGCCTCCCCCTGAACGACGATTCCTCCCTCCGCCATAAGAGCGCACTGCAAACCGAGATAACCAAGCAGGTACTTCTTGATTCGCCTCTAGCATTAGATCAGATAATGATTTTGCCAGCGATCCATTGTTCTCGTTGAAGAAGGCAGTAGCCAAGCCTGTTTTACCAGCTCTCCCTGTTCGACCAATTCGATGGACATAATCATCAATGTCATTTGGTAGATCAAAGTTCACCACATGAGCAACGTGGGGAATGTCAAGACCACGTGCTGCCACATCCGTTGCCACCAAAATTGGTGTGATGCCAGTTTTAAATGACCGCAATGCTTGTTCTCTTTCCTGCAACATATATGAATAAGAACCTAGAGATGTAAGAAGCAGACAACTGATCTGCACCGCAACACCCACGCAACGTAGAAGCTGTTAAACTAAGTCCTGGAACAATTAACTCAATCAACAGAATCATGGCAGGCAGAACTGAAGAACAATTCACAATGTTAAGCAATATAGACGGAACAACATCGCATGGTAGCATGGCTGCCCGACACATACAAAGGGGCTCAAATGCCATGGCACTTAGTTGTTTAATCAAGAAGCCTAGCAAGCCTCGCTCAAGACATCTTACACAAGCATCTACAAAAACATTGCTCCAAACCCAGCTGGTTGGATTAAAGACTCATTGTCTGGGATGTCTACTAAACATAAGACAGCAATTAAGGAGGGGGATGGTGAGGTAAGAAGATGTACTAAAAGTCATGACTCTAGCAACAGAAAGGCAGTATTGGGAAGAGAGATGTTACATAAATTAGAATCAAGTATCGGTTAGAGAAATCCTGATTTAATTCCATATTAACCTTTCCCCTTGGGACCGGGTGGTGGTGAAGAGCCAACCACTGAATCAGTGGTGCTCCTCAACGATAATTATTTCCTTGTCTAACACCCAGGGCAATCACTAGTTCATAAGTCTATAAATTTAGGAAACAACTTCTGCAACATTCTCaactacacacaattaagatcACCACAAACGTCGGATGAAAGTGAGGCAACCTACTATTAACAAGTTTGGAAGAAGCATATTGAACCGGGCTCTAACTTGAGTCTCTGTTAACCCATCTCAAGTTCAGTCAACCAAATGAACATATTTCTCATGCGTTTTAAAAGGCAAAAATGTAGCAGCAAGACTTTAATCACAACAGAACAATCTTCACACATTTTTATTCTTTCAGGAAGTGAGTGTCATATGGTAGCACAATAACAAAGGACTCATTTCCCTTCCATTTCATACAAGATGAATACTGACAGAAAGGTAGTGTGAAATCAGAGTAACTACACAAAAGGTTAGAAAGTCAATGTAGGATAAACAAGCTGCAAAAAAAACATATCACTGGAACAATTAGCTTGCTGAAGTAAGAAGGCTTCCACCCCATCC
Protein-coding regions in this window:
- the LOC119997906 gene encoding F-box/kelch-repeat protein At1g55270-like, with protein sequence MEQSVQQRSSNAHRGFRVQAPLVDSVSCYCKVDAGLKTVAEARKFVPGSKLCIQPDINPNAHKSKNSRRERSRVQAPLLPGLPDDLAIACLIRVPRAEHRKLRLVCKRWYRLLAGNFFYSLRKSLGMAEEWVYIVKRDRDGKISWNAFDPMSQLWQPLPPVPREYSEALGFGCAVLSGCHLYLFGGKDPLRGSMRRVIFYSARTNKWHRAPDMLRKRHFFGSCVINNCLYVAGGECEGIQRTLRSAEVYDPNKNRWSFISDMSTAMVPFIGVIYEGKWFLKGLGSHREVMSEAYDPDANTWTPINDGMVAGWRNPSISLNGRLYALDCRAGCKLRIYDGATDSWNRFIDSKLHLGSSHSLEAAALVPLNGKLCIVRNNMSISMVDVSSPDKQVESNPHLWENIAGRGHFRTLVTNLWSSIAGRSSLKSHIVHCQVLQA